The Streptomyces aurantiacus genome includes a region encoding these proteins:
- a CDS encoding AMP-binding protein, whose protein sequence is MTTPPTTPTERFRSARDFLLEHREDYATACAGFSWPRPEYFNWALDWFDAIADGNGRTALHIVEEDGSETRLSFEELSVLSGRAAGWLRGLGVRAGDRILVMLGNQAELWVTALAAMKLRAVVIPATPLLGPADLRDRVERGRVRHVIVRAEDTGKFDEVPGGYTRVVVGGEQPGWHPYEDVHRHDHGPFRPDGPTRADDPLMLYFTSGTTARPKLVEHTHVSYPVGHLATMYWIGLKPGDVHLNISSPGWAKHAWSNLFAPWNAEATVFLHNYTRFDPGRLMAEMDRAGVTTFCAPPTVWRMLIQSDLSRLRTPPREAVAAGEPLNPEVIEQVRRAWGVTIRDGFGQTETAVQVSNSPGQPLKTGSMGRPSPGFEVELLDPVSGAPGAAEGEIALDLSARPVGLMTGYHGDPDRTAEAMAGGYYRTGDIGSRDEDGYITYVGRADDVFKASDYKISPFELESALLEHEAVAEAAVVPAPDELRLAVPKAYIVLADGWEPGPDTAKVLFEHARTVLAPYKRVRRLEFGELPKTVSGKIRRIELREATAAGSDAEYREEDFR, encoded by the coding sequence ATGACTACGCCGCCGACGACGCCGACGGAGCGCTTCCGCAGCGCGCGGGACTTCCTTCTGGAACACCGCGAGGACTACGCCACGGCCTGCGCGGGCTTCTCCTGGCCCCGCCCGGAGTACTTCAACTGGGCACTCGACTGGTTCGACGCCATCGCGGACGGCAACGGCCGGACCGCGCTGCACATCGTCGAGGAGGACGGCAGCGAGACCAGGCTGTCCTTCGAGGAGCTGTCCGTGCTCTCCGGCCGGGCCGCGGGATGGCTGCGCGGGCTGGGCGTGCGTGCCGGGGACCGGATCCTGGTCATGCTGGGGAACCAGGCCGAGCTGTGGGTGACGGCGCTCGCCGCGATGAAGCTGCGCGCGGTCGTCATCCCCGCCACGCCGCTGCTGGGCCCGGCCGACCTGCGGGACCGCGTCGAACGGGGCCGGGTCCGCCATGTGATCGTGCGCGCCGAGGACACCGGCAAGTTCGACGAGGTGCCCGGCGGCTACACGCGCGTCGTGGTCGGCGGCGAGCAGCCGGGATGGCATCCCTACGAGGACGTCCACCGCCACGACCACGGCCCCTTCAGGCCGGACGGCCCGACCCGCGCCGACGACCCCCTGATGCTCTACTTCACCTCGGGCACCACCGCCCGCCCCAAACTCGTCGAGCACACCCATGTGTCGTACCCGGTCGGCCACTTGGCGACCATGTACTGGATCGGCCTCAAGCCCGGGGACGTGCACCTGAACATCTCCTCGCCCGGCTGGGCCAAGCACGCCTGGTCGAACCTCTTCGCCCCCTGGAACGCGGAGGCGACCGTCTTCCTCCACAACTACACGCGCTTCGACCCGGGCCGGCTGATGGCCGAGATGGACCGCGCGGGCGTGACGACCTTCTGTGCTCCTCCCACCGTCTGGCGCATGCTCATCCAGTCCGACCTCAGCCGACTGCGTACGCCGCCGCGGGAGGCCGTCGCCGCCGGTGAGCCGCTCAACCCCGAGGTCATCGAGCAGGTGCGCAGGGCGTGGGGCGTCACCATCAGGGACGGCTTCGGGCAGACCGAGACGGCCGTGCAGGTGTCCAACAGCCCTGGCCAGCCACTGAAGACAGGGTCGATGGGGCGGCCGAGCCCGGGCTTCGAGGTCGAGCTGCTCGACCCGGTGTCGGGCGCGCCGGGCGCAGCCGAGGGCGAGATCGCGCTCGACCTGTCCGCACGGCCCGTGGGCCTGATGACCGGCTATCACGGTGACCCGGACCGCACGGCCGAGGCCATGGCGGGCGGTTACTACCGCACCGGAGACATCGGCTCGCGCGACGAGGACGGTTACATCACGTACGTGGGGCGGGCCGACGACGTCTTCAAGGCCTCCGACTACAAGATCTCGCCGTTCGAGCTGGAGAGCGCGCTCCTGGAGCACGAGGCCGTCGCGGAGGCCGCCGTCGTGCCCGCGCCGGACGAGCTGCGGCTCGCGGTCCCGAAGGCGTACATCGTGCTGGCGGACGGCTGGGAGCCGGGACCCGACACCGCGAAGGTGCTCTTCGAGCACGCGCGCACGGTCCTCGCCCCGTACAAGCGGGTCCGCCGACTGGAGTTCGGCGAACTGCCCAAGACCGTGTCCGGGAAGATCAGGCGGATCGAGCTGCGCGAGGCCACGGCCGCGGGTTCGGACGCGGAGTACCGCGAGGAGGACTTCCGGTGA
- a CDS encoding helix-turn-helix transcriptional regulator — protein sequence MRGAVRVRRDFEEPVRPLSEQVVGRDELLGRAREQLSRGGSLLLHGPPGIGKSTVLRAMAAEYAESARTVLRCSATESESHLPFLALVDLLGLVADEVADALPAPQQAALEAALTGRAESSLHQDGLALRLAVLSVLRALAAKGPVLLVADDLQWLDAPSAELLGFAARRLGGMPVRMLGAVRTGTEPKEQEHDPYLRAYPPETLALRLTPLSHPQIAELLTNRGHTGLRRSTLRDIHHTSGGNPLFALELGRALAESTTPHRPGEPLPVPTSLRALVLSRLDLLSAEARRTLLVASAGARPTQALLAAAGRRNVEAEIALAASLGLVAALGPDSHGPDGQEGAVRFAHPLVSAALYAQATPQERRAAHAALSTAASDPIERARHLALATTGTDEEVAARLSEAAALARDRGAPSVAAQLGLLAARHTPADGRPGADERRLRSAEDALTSGQIDLAREVARDVLDRATDAAVRVRAWMVVIDSAGQAMADVEAVFPQALADAGDDPRLLALVRYQLAWRALLVEGEMAKGREEAAHAARLAATAGDRSTELLALSFQAQMETLMGHPAAPATLEKALAEPQDLRVACDHNGAGATRFRWLIMSDQLTDARATITRLLGEVRRRGIVESEVHFLRGLAETELRSGHCGRALDLAHESLRLARDTGIGEAAGNMFTSLAEAAGGDVHRALALAADAVRRAEDDGDLIYLSRALGALGHARLVAGDAAGTVESLRRARELEQGIGIFDPARGRWHGDLAEALVLIGEPAEAQDVITATREHAVRLRRASVLAVLDRAEALVKAAAGHHEAAAEQLTSAQDRLAQLGYGLEEARAALALARLRAEQSGRGSYDEAARLFRRCKAVPWLRQLDAAVLAGTAPAASAPTVPESVLPHLDRLASTERQVAALVLEGATNREIAARLYISVKTVEATLTRVYRKLGIRSRVDIVRLAAGQQRGD from the coding sequence ATGAGGGGAGCGGTGCGCGTGCGACGGGATTTCGAGGAGCCTGTCAGACCCCTTTCCGAGCAGGTCGTCGGGCGGGACGAGCTGCTGGGACGAGCACGCGAGCAGCTCTCGCGAGGCGGCAGCCTCCTCTTGCACGGTCCGCCCGGAATAGGAAAGTCGACCGTCCTGCGGGCAATGGCTGCGGAATACGCCGAATCGGCCCGGACTGTGTTGCGCTGCTCCGCCACCGAGTCGGAATCCCATCTCCCGTTCCTGGCTCTGGTCGATCTGCTCGGCCTTGTCGCCGACGAGGTCGCCGACGCCCTGCCCGCACCGCAGCAGGCCGCGCTCGAGGCGGCCCTCACCGGCCGCGCCGAATCGTCCCTGCACCAGGACGGCCTGGCGCTGCGGCTCGCCGTGCTGTCGGTGCTGCGCGCTCTGGCTGCCAAGGGGCCGGTGCTCCTCGTCGCCGACGACCTGCAGTGGCTCGACGCGCCCAGCGCCGAACTGCTCGGGTTCGCCGCCCGTCGCCTCGGCGGAATGCCGGTACGGATGCTCGGCGCGGTGCGTACCGGCACCGAACCGAAGGAACAGGAGCACGACCCGTATCTACGCGCGTATCCGCCGGAGACGCTGGCCCTGCGGCTGACCCCGCTGTCCCACCCGCAGATCGCCGAGCTGCTCACCAACCGCGGCCACACGGGCCTGCGCCGCTCGACCCTGCGGGACATCCACCACACCAGCGGCGGCAACCCGCTGTTCGCGCTGGAGCTCGGCCGCGCGCTGGCCGAGAGCACGACGCCGCACCGGCCCGGCGAGCCACTGCCGGTGCCCACCTCGCTGCGCGCCCTCGTACTCAGCCGACTGGACCTGCTGTCCGCCGAGGCCCGCCGGACGCTTCTCGTGGCGAGCGCGGGAGCCCGCCCCACCCAGGCACTGCTGGCGGCCGCGGGCCGTAGGAACGTGGAGGCGGAGATCGCCCTAGCGGCCTCGCTCGGGCTCGTGGCGGCCCTGGGCCCGGACAGCCACGGGCCGGACGGCCAGGAGGGGGCGGTGCGTTTCGCGCATCCGCTCGTCTCCGCCGCGCTGTACGCGCAGGCGACACCCCAGGAGCGGCGGGCCGCGCACGCGGCCCTGTCCACGGCCGCCTCCGATCCGATCGAGCGGGCCCGGCATCTCGCGCTGGCCACCACCGGCACCGACGAGGAGGTCGCCGCCCGTCTCTCCGAGGCGGCGGCGCTGGCCCGGGACCGCGGCGCCCCCTCGGTGGCGGCCCAGCTCGGGCTGCTCGCCGCCCGGCACACCCCCGCGGACGGCCGGCCCGGTGCGGACGAACGCCGGCTGCGGTCCGCCGAGGACGCGCTGACCTCGGGCCAGATCGACCTGGCCCGAGAGGTGGCCCGTGACGTCCTGGACCGGGCGACGGACGCGGCCGTCCGGGTACGGGCCTGGATGGTCGTGATCGACTCGGCCGGGCAGGCGATGGCCGATGTCGAGGCGGTGTTCCCGCAGGCTCTCGCAGACGCGGGCGACGATCCGCGGCTGCTCGCGCTGGTCCGCTACCAACTGGCCTGGCGGGCGCTGCTGGTGGAGGGAGAGATGGCGAAGGGCCGCGAGGAGGCCGCCCACGCGGCACGGCTCGCCGCCACCGCGGGTGACCGGAGCACCGAGCTGCTCGCCCTGTCCTTCCAGGCCCAGATGGAGACCCTGATGGGCCATCCAGCGGCCCCGGCGACGCTCGAGAAGGCCCTCGCGGAACCGCAGGACCTGCGGGTGGCCTGCGACCACAACGGCGCGGGCGCCACCCGCTTCCGCTGGCTCATCATGAGCGACCAGCTCACCGACGCCCGGGCCACGATCACCCGGCTGCTCGGCGAGGTGCGCCGGCGCGGCATCGTCGAGAGCGAGGTGCACTTCCTGCGCGGGCTCGCCGAGACCGAGCTGCGCTCCGGGCACTGCGGCCGGGCGCTCGACCTCGCCCACGAGAGTCTGCGGCTCGCCCGGGACACCGGCATCGGCGAGGCCGCGGGCAACATGTTCACCTCGCTCGCCGAGGCCGCGGGCGGCGATGTGCACCGGGCGCTCGCGCTGGCCGCGGACGCGGTGCGCCGGGCCGAGGACGACGGCGACCTGATCTACCTCTCCCGGGCCCTGGGCGCGCTGGGGCATGCCCGGCTGGTGGCGGGGGACGCCGCCGGGACGGTCGAGTCCCTGCGCAGGGCACGGGAGTTGGAGCAGGGCATCGGCATCTTCGACCCCGCACGCGGCCGCTGGCACGGCGATCTCGCCGAGGCGCTCGTCCTCATCGGCGAGCCCGCGGAGGCGCAGGACGTCATCACCGCCACACGCGAGCACGCGGTCCGGTTGCGGCGGGCGAGTGTCCTGGCCGTGCTGGACCGGGCCGAGGCCCTCGTGAAGGCCGCGGCAGGCCATCACGAGGCGGCCGCGGAGCAGTTGACCTCGGCGCAGGACCGGCTGGCGCAGCTCGGATACGGGCTCGAGGAGGCGCGTGCCGCCCTCGCGCTGGCCCGGCTGCGCGCCGAGCAGTCGGGGCGGGGCTCGTACGACGAGGCGGCGCGGCTGTTCCGCCGCTGCAAGGCGGTGCCCTGGCTTCGGCAGCTGGACGCGGCGGTCCTGGCCGGCACCGCCCCGGCTGCCTCCGCTCCGACCGTTCCCGAGTCCGTGCTGCCACACCTGGACCGGCTGGCCTCGACGGAGCGTCAGGTCGCGGCGCTCGTCCTGGAGGGCGCCACGAACCGCGAGATCGCCGCGCGCCTGTACATCAGCGTGAAGACGGTCGAGGCGACGCTCACCCGCGTCTACCGGAAGCTGGGGATCCGGTCCCGGGTCGACATCGTACGACTGGCCGCGGGGCAACAGCGGGGCGACTGA
- a CDS encoding helix-turn-helix transcriptional regulator, with protein sequence MRLRRATGLPVAFGGLVEPGRGQVRISELNGTATAALSALAVSSGNGLGGKAVALARPCAVTDYSSSRRISHEYDSAVAAEGLRSVLAVPVVVRRRVRGVLYGALRTAQPLGDRTLAAAVEAARDVEQSLVVRDEAYGLLAAARTPGVAGGPVGPGGPEGAAWERLREAHGALRALAPRLVDPVLRAELLSVCETLAASPGRTPSAPEVRLTPRELDVLACVAVGTTNAGAGERLGLRSETVKAYLRSAMRKLGAHTRLEAVVAARTAGLLP encoded by the coding sequence ATGCGCCTGCGCCGGGCGACGGGGCTGCCCGTCGCCTTCGGCGGTCTGGTGGAGCCGGGCCGCGGGCAGGTGCGGATCAGCGAGCTGAACGGCACGGCGACGGCGGCCCTGAGCGCGCTCGCCGTGTCGTCGGGCAACGGCCTGGGCGGCAAGGCGGTCGCCCTCGCCCGGCCGTGCGCCGTCACGGACTACTCCTCCTCGCGTCGGATCAGCCACGAGTACGACAGCGCGGTGGCCGCGGAGGGGCTGCGGTCCGTCCTCGCCGTGCCGGTCGTCGTACGCCGCCGGGTGCGCGGCGTCCTGTACGGCGCCCTGCGCACGGCCCAGCCGCTGGGCGACCGGACGCTGGCCGCGGCGGTGGAGGCGGCGCGGGACGTGGAGCAGTCGCTGGTCGTACGGGACGAGGCGTACGGACTGCTGGCGGCGGCGCGCACGCCGGGGGTCGCCGGGGGGCCGGTGGGGCCCGGAGGGCCGGAGGGCGCGGCGTGGGAGCGGCTCCGGGAAGCGCACGGGGCGCTGCGCGCGCTGGCCCCGCGCCTCGTGGACCCCGTACTGCGGGCCGAGCTTCTCTCGGTCTGCGAGACGCTGGCTGCCTCACCCGGTCGGACGCCGTCGGCCCCGGAAGTCCGGCTCACCCCTCGTGAGCTGGACGTTCTCGCCTGTGTGGCCGTCGGTACGACCAATGCGGGCGCCGGGGAGCGGCTCGGGCTGCGCTCCGAGACGGTCAAGGCCTATCTACGGTCCGCGATGCGCAAGCTGGGCGCACACACCAGGCTGGAGGCCGTGGTGGCGGCGCGGACGGCGGGGCTGCTGCCGTGA